The Clostridium sp. DL-VIII DNA window TTATTTCTAAATGTAGCACAAGGTGTAGACGTATTTAAAAACATTCATGACATATTATATAAAGATAAACTAAAGCAATTTAACATGGGGCATAATTATGTTCCGCATATGACGGTCGGAAAAGTATCTTCTACGGAGTTACTTAATAAAGCATTGGATGATGTAAACAAGCATTATAACGAGAAATTTAGCACTGTGGTAAAAAAGATATCAGTTGAGATGATTGGTGAGCATCAAGAATCAATTATTGTAATAGAGCATGAACTTAATTAAGAAAGTTTAAGTTATATTATAAATCGAAATAGTATATTGTTGCGAAAAAATGTTCAAAAGAGAATTAAATCCAGGAGCATGGATAGAAGGATCTTCAATGAAAAGTAAAAAATGAAGGAGCATAGTACATGTTTGATTTAAGATATGCAACACACAAGGACTATAATTTTTTATATGAGCTAAATAAAATTACAATGCTGAAATATATAGAAAAGATATGGGGATGGGAAGAAAATATACAACAAAAATTTTTCGGAGATAAATTTTCACATGAAAAGTATAAAATTATAGTTTACGATGATGTGGACATAGGTGTTGTAGCAGTTTCTACAAATGATAATTCTATTTTTATTGAGATTATTGAAATATTACCAGAATATCAAAGCAAGGGAATTGGCACTGAGATAATAAGTAAAATAATCGCTGATTCAAAAAATAAAAATTATAGTAGAGTATGGCTTCAAGTATTTAAAATGAATCCTGCTAAAAAATTATATGATAGACTTGGATTTTTAACAAAAAGTGAAACAGAAACACATTATATAATGGAATTAAATTTAAAATAATCTATTCGTGATTTTCAGATAAAACAGAATAATAAATAACTGTAAAACAGCATATAAATTTTAATTTGAAAAGGGAGGATAATTATGCTTAAAGGAGATAATGTAACAATAAGGCCTATAGAAAAGGGCGATTTTGAGCTTTTTTATTTATGGATACAGAGCCAAAAATGTTTAGGTGATTTTATGGACATTGATATGGTATATAAAGAAACTTTTTTGGAAAATTTCGAGAAAAGTACAAAGAATGCTACTAGATTTTATGCAATAATTGAAGATAAGGATGGCAATCCAATAGGTGAAATAAACTCTATAGAAGTTATAGGCAGTAATACTACTCTCGAAATAGGTTTGTTAATAGCTGAAGAGTCATCAAGAGGTAAAGGAATAGGAATAGAATGTATAAGATTATTTGTTAATTATCTTTTTAAAACTAAAAATATAATGAGAATTCAGTACATAACCAGAACTGACAATATGCGCATGAAAGCAATTGGAGAAAAAACTGGATTTAAGATAGAAGGAATATTAAAGAAGTATAAATTTGTTGATGGAGATTTTAGAGATTTTTACTTAATGGCTATTACTAGAGATTATTGGAAATTATAAATATAGATATTAATATGTAACATTCTTATAAAATGTAATAGTAAGCAAGTGTAAAATACAAGGTTGAGTATTATAAATTGTGATTTGGTGGTGAGAGCAAATATGAATATAAAATTTAATAAAATGACTGAAAAAGATATTCCTAATCTTGTGCAAATAATGAAAAGAGCCTTTGATTATGATACCAAAATTCATTTGGGAAAAGAAACTGGTGGTCCTCCTGGATATGATGATGGTACATTTTTAAGGAAATGGGGATTGAATAAAGAAGCAACTTCCTATTGTATATATTTAGATAATATTCTTATCGGAGGAGTAATTCTTTGGATTAACGATAATAATGAAAACTGCTTAGGTAATTTATTTATTGATATTAATTATGAGGATAAAGGAATTGGAACAAAAATTTGGAGTGAAATTGAAAGCATGTATCCAAATACTCGAGTATGGAATACTGAGACTCCTATTTTTTCTCATAGAAATCATAATTTTTATGTCAATAAGTGTGGTTTTAATGTAATTGAAATAAAAGATCCGAAAGATTTAGAAGAAGGTAGTTTTATTTTAAAAAAAGTAATTTCATAATTTCTAATTTGTAAAATCAAATAAAATTAGAATTGTATTTTAATATGTGCTATTTTTATGTCTCAATATCAAATTCAACACAGCTTAAGGGGATATGGACTATTTATAGGGATATATGTTGGAGGTAATTTATGAAATTATTTTTTATAAGACATGGACAAACAGACTGGAATGTAAAAGGGAAAATACAAGGAAGTTGTGATATTGAACTTAATGATACTGGTATTATCCAAGCAGAAAAATTAAGTAATAAGGTATTAGAAAATAAATATAAATTTACAAAAATCTATTCAAGTCCACAAAGAAGAGCAGTTAAAACAGCAGAAATTTTGAGCAAGGCTACTAATGTGGAATATATATCAATACAAGGATTAGAGGAAATTAATCTTGGAGAATGGGAAGGATTATCATGGACTGAAGTCAAAGAAAAATATCCAATAGAATATGAAAAATGGTATGCAAATAGAAGATATGCTAAACCTCCAAAAGGGGAATCATATCAGGATATGTTACAGCGTGTTTTGACTTCAATACATAAGATTGTAAATGAGAATTGTGATAATGCTGTAATTGTAACTCATAGTGCTGTAATTATGTGTATACAATGTTATTTAACCAACACCCCTTTTGATGAAATGACTAAATTTAAAACAAATAATACTTCAATTACAGAAATAGATGGTGATTCATTAATAAGGTAAAAGAAGAAAGAATTATTAAGTTTATAACCACTATTCATGAAAACAAATAGCAAATTACAAATTTTGAAAGGAAGATTAAAATGAGACTGGATGGCATTGGAATATTCGTAAATGATATGAAGATTATGGTTGAGTTTTATAAAAATATTCTTGGATTTGAAATAGAGTGGGATGGAAAAGAACCAAACGTAATGCTTAAAAAAGATGGGACATTGTTTATGTTTTATGGAAGAAATGATTTTGAAAAAATGACAAATAAGCGATTTAATTATGTTGGTGGTATCAATGGGCATTATGAAATTGCTTTAAGTGTACTAAAGTATAGTGATGTGGATTTAGTATATGGAGACATCATTTCTAAAGGAGCAGAATCAGTAATGGAACCAACAACGGAACCTTGGGGACAAAGAACGTGTTATATTGCAGATCCTGAAGGAAATCTTATTGAGATTGGTTCATTTAATGAGTAAATTCTGATTGGCTTGTTTTGGTTAATTTAGACTTTACTTAGTATATTATTAAAGAAATTAGATTATGTAAAATAGAGATTATTTATATTTTACTTACAAAGCTTAAAGGAGATTTATAATGGAAGAATTAAAAGTAATTTTAGAAAAATTTGCACAGTCTGGTTGGGACTTAATTGCTATTCCTTCAAAAGCATATCTTGATGGAAATGGGGCAAAGGAAGAATTAATTAAAGCAATAGAACAAGCAGATAAAGAATGCGGGAACTGTGGTTGTGAGCTTGATCCTTTATATAAAAAGTGTATTGAATTAAAAGAAGTATTGTAATTACATGAATTATTAACATAATCTTTGGTTTGTAATATTGTAATTATGTTTAAAGGATGTGTAAGTATTACTTAAAAACGCAAGAGAAAAGGCTTTTGATTTAGATAATGTAAATTTTGTTTCTGCATTTTCAGACAATACCGGGTTAGAAGATAGTTCAGTAGATATTATTACATGTTCTCAATCCTTTCATTGGATGAATCCAGAAAGTACATTAAATGAGGCGGCAAGAATATTAAAGAAAGGTGGCATTTTTGCAGTTTATGATTGTGACTGGCCACCAGTATGCAATTGGGAAGCGGAATCTGAATATAACAAACTTTTTGATAAAGTTAAGGAAATTGAGTCCACATATTCGAACGATAAAGATAGTTTTATAAAATGGGACAAAGAAAAGCATCTTTCTAATATTAAAAATAGTATGAATTTCCGTTATGTAAGAGAAATAGTTTTTCAAATACTGAAATTTGTAATGCACAAAGATTTATTAAAATTGCTTTAAGTCAAGGAGGACTTCAGTCTATTATTAAAGCAAATATAGATGAAATAAATCCAGTTATAGCATCCTTTAAAGAGAAAATTATTAATACTTTTGATAATAATGAATTTAAAATAGATTTCTGCTACCGTATGAGAATAGAGATTAAATAGAATTGAGATTTGTTGTATTTAGGGAGATAACAATATGATTGAAA harbors:
- a CDS encoding 2'-5' RNA ligase family protein, producing the protein MNTRTIMIFPEFENIHVINNIRRKYDPLVDLVLPHITLAFPFDSGITNEEISLYLKESLRDIHPFKIELEGFSKQEEKTEKYLFLNVAQGVDVFKNIHDILYKDKLKQFNMGHNYVPHMTVGKVSSTELLNKALDDVNKHYNEKFSTVVKKISVEMIGEHQESIIVIEHELN
- a CDS encoding GNAT family protein; the encoded protein is MLKGDNVTIRPIEKGDFELFYLWIQSQKCLGDFMDIDMVYKETFLENFEKSTKNATRFYAIIEDKDGNPIGEINSIEVIGSNTTLEIGLLIAEESSRGKGIGIECIRLFVNYLFKTKNIMRIQYITRTDNMRMKAIGEKTGFKIEGILKKYKFVDGDFRDFYLMAITRDYWKL
- a CDS encoding GNAT family N-acetyltransferase, with amino-acid sequence MNIKFNKMTEKDIPNLVQIMKRAFDYDTKIHLGKETGGPPGYDDGTFLRKWGLNKEATSYCIYLDNILIGGVILWINDNNENCLGNLFIDINYEDKGIGTKIWSEIESMYPNTRVWNTETPIFSHRNHNFYVNKCGFNVIEIKDPKDLEEGSFILKKVIS
- a CDS encoding VOC family protein, producing the protein MRLDGIGIFVNDMKIMVEFYKNILGFEIEWDGKEPNVMLKKDGTLFMFYGRNDFEKMTNKRFNYVGGINGHYEIALSVLKYSDVDLVYGDIISKGAESVMEPTTEPWGQRTCYIADPEGNLIEIGSFNE
- a CDS encoding GNAT family N-acetyltransferase, whose translation is MFDLRYATHKDYNFLYELNKITMLKYIEKIWGWEENIQQKFFGDKFSHEKYKIIVYDDVDIGVVAVSTNDNSIFIEIIEILPEYQSKGIGTEIISKIIADSKNKNYSRVWLQVFKMNPAKKLYDRLGFLTKSETETHYIMELNLK
- the cobC gene encoding alpha-ribazole phosphatase, coding for MKLFFIRHGQTDWNVKGKIQGSCDIELNDTGIIQAEKLSNKVLENKYKFTKIYSSPQRRAVKTAEILSKATNVEYISIQGLEEINLGEWEGLSWTEVKEKYPIEYEKWYANRRYAKPPKGESYQDMLQRVLTSIHKIVNENCDNAVIVTHSAVIMCIQCYLTNTPFDEMTKFKTNNTSITEIDGDSLIR